Proteins encoded by one window of Chroogloeocystis siderophila 5.2 s.c.1:
- the nthA gene encoding nitrile hydratase subunit alpha, which translates to MSDSSREAYNAARVKALESLLIEKGIITSETVDKVIDFFEKDMGPFNGAKIVAKAWVDPEFKQRLLEDTPAAIAQMNLPRGMAGAEGEHMKAVENTPDVHNLIVCTLCSCYPWPVLGLPPYWFKDPTFRARAIREPRKVLQEFGLDIPESTEVRVWDTSAQIRWFVIPERPAGTEGWTEEQLAAIVTPEAMQGAAKVQISQSS; encoded by the coding sequence ATGAGCGACAGTAGCAGAGAAGCCTATAATGCAGCCCGTGTAAAAGCTTTAGAATCTCTGCTGATTGAAAAAGGAATTATTACCAGTGAAACGGTTGATAAAGTCATCGACTTCTTTGAAAAGGATATGGGACCATTTAACGGTGCTAAGATTGTCGCCAAAGCATGGGTAGATCCTGAATTCAAGCAACGCTTACTCGAAGATACACCTGCGGCGATCGCACAAATGAATTTACCACGTGGCATGGCGGGTGCTGAGGGCGAACATATGAAAGCAGTCGAAAATACTCCAGACGTACACAACTTAATTGTATGTACTCTGTGTTCCTGCTATCCTTGGCCCGTTCTCGGCTTACCTCCCTACTGGTTCAAAGATCCCACATTTCGCGCCAGAGCAATTAGAGAACCCAGAAAAGTCTTACAAGAGTTCGGATTAGACATTCCTGAATCAACTGAAGTACGCGTGTGGGATACAAGTGCGCAAATTCGCTGGTTCGTCATTCCAGAACGCCCCGCAGGTACAGAAGGATGGACAGAAGAACAACTCGCTGCAATAGTCACTCCAGAAGCCATGCAAGGTGCAGCGAAAGTCCAAATTTCTCAGAGTAGTTAG
- the nthB gene encoding nitrile hydratase subunit beta — MKLQHYLGGLEGLGRINFEKRVFVQPWEKRIFGIHVAMMALSQHLEAAKVTPTQFKSIWTWANLRKLAEGMNPFDYFKYRYYEKWLGGISSFFIESGYISTAELETKTEVFLEKSDTPLPHNTEPAIDNQVIEYLRVGDSPKCKVEDLKPKFSVGDAVTIKNPLPTEHCKLPGYLRNKQGVIETVYEGAYNYPLQTGDGVGDPMPIYSIKFDSHEIWGNLTEPKTWIYADIYEAYIEDPS, encoded by the coding sequence ATGAAACTTCAGCATTATCTTGGTGGACTTGAGGGATTAGGACGCATCAACTTCGAGAAGCGCGTTTTTGTCCAACCTTGGGAAAAGCGAATTTTTGGTATCCATGTGGCGATGATGGCGCTTAGTCAACACTTAGAAGCTGCTAAGGTAACACCTACTCAATTCAAAAGTATCTGGACGTGGGCAAATTTGCGCAAACTTGCTGAAGGAATGAACCCTTTTGACTACTTCAAGTACCGCTACTACGAGAAATGGCTTGGAGGTATTTCCAGTTTTTTTATTGAATCAGGATACATTTCTACAGCAGAACTTGAAACGAAAACTGAAGTATTTTTAGAAAAATCTGATACACCTCTACCCCATAACACCGAGCCTGCAATTGATAATCAAGTGATTGAGTATCTGCGTGTGGGAGATTCGCCCAAGTGCAAGGTAGAAGATCTAAAACCTAAGTTCAGCGTAGGTGATGCAGTAACGATCAAAAATCCCTTACCAACTGAACATTGCAAATTACCAGGATACTTGCGAAATAAACAGGGAGTCATCGAAACAGTTTACGAAGGTGCTTACAATTATCCTTTACAGACAGGAGATGGTGTGGGAGATCCAATGCCTATTTACAGTATCAAGTTTGATTCCCATGAGATTTGGGGTAATTTGACAGAACCAAAAACCTGGATTTACGCAGATATCTACGAAGCATATATCGAAGACCCAAGTTGA
- a CDS encoding CobW family GTP-binding protein: MAYLKVKPTPVTVITGYLGAGKTTLLNRILTHKHGKKVAVIVNEFGEIGIDAQLVIDTDEEILEMNNGCICCTVRGDLIRIVNSLMQKRDKFDYLVIETTGLADPAPVIQSFFVDEVMRSHAELDAVVTVVDAKHICHHWDSNEAQEQIAFADVVLINKIDLVSQPQLQELEKRVREINAFAKLYHTQNCNLNIEGILGVKAFDLKNALSIDSNFLEEDAHEHDRSISSVAIAQTGIVDSDKLTNWLNQLTQTQGQNIFRLKGILNVDSEDRRFVFQGIHMLLDGRPGRPWKPGESRKNELVFIGRNLDENQLKQEFRNCLA, from the coding sequence ATGGCTTATCTAAAAGTAAAACCTACACCAGTTACCGTTATTACAGGCTATTTGGGTGCTGGAAAAACTACGCTTTTAAATCGTATTCTTACTCATAAACATGGGAAGAAAGTAGCAGTAATTGTCAATGAATTTGGAGAAATAGGTATTGACGCTCAGTTAGTTATCGATACTGATGAAGAAATTTTAGAGATGAACAATGGTTGTATCTGCTGTACAGTACGCGGCGACCTGATTCGGATTGTTAACAGCTTGATGCAAAAACGAGACAAATTTGACTACTTGGTCATTGAAACAACAGGATTGGCTGACCCTGCACCTGTGATTCAATCTTTTTTTGTCGATGAAGTGATGCGATCGCACGCCGAACTTGATGCTGTTGTTACTGTTGTTGACGCCAAACATATCTGCCATCATTGGGATAGTAACGAAGCACAAGAGCAAATTGCTTTTGCCGATGTGGTTTTGATTAATAAAATTGACCTTGTTTCACAACCACAATTGCAAGAACTAGAAAAACGAGTTCGAGAAATCAATGCATTCGCTAAGTTGTATCATACTCAAAACTGCAACTTGAACATTGAGGGCATTTTAGGAGTTAAAGCCTTTGATTTGAAGAATGCTTTGTCAATTGATTCCAATTTTTTGGAGGAAGATGCTCACGAACACGATCGTTCTATTAGTTCAGTTGCGATCGCCCAAACGGGAATCGTTGACAGCGATAAGTTAACCAACTGGTTAAATCAATTAACGCAAACTCAAGGTCAAAACATTTTTCGGCTCAAAGGTATCCTAAATGTTGATTCAGAAGATCGACGCTTTGTCTTTCAAGGCATCCATATGCTACTCGATGGTAGACCAGGTCGCCCTTGGAAACCAGGAGAGAGCCGCAAAAATGAATTGGTGTTCATTGGTCGCAACTTAGATGAAAATCAGCTAAAACAAGAATTTCGTAACTGCTTAGCTTAA
- a CDS encoding amidase: MKKPTLGELDRISQQYHLELTPDDLASFQSLMSGTLASYSRLDELTEPTLPVKYPRTPGYRPLPHENPYNAWYWKTSIKGAASGILTGKAIAIKDNVCVAGVPMMNGTAVLEGYVPEVDATIVKRILDAGGEIAGKAVCESLCFSGSSFTADTGAVRNPHDESRTAGGSSSGSAALVAGGVVDMAIGGDQGGSIRIPASWCGIVGLKPTYGLVPYTGIFPIELTLDHTGPMARTVQDVALLLEAIAGADGLDPRQYNVQTAPYTASLTGEANNIRVGIVKEGFGILGLSEADVDEIVMEAAYRLEKVGCKVSEISIPMHRDGLHIWTPIATEGATMLMVKGNSMGTNWKGHYTTSLLDVYARGWQSRADDLSETTKLVLLAGQYMQDKYHGRYYAKAQNLGRLLKNTYDAALQECDVLVMPTLPLKATKLPASDASREERIARALEMLPNTAPFDVTGHPALSINAGMSAGLPVGMMLVGRYWDETTVLRVAHAFEQLN, from the coding sequence GTGAAGAAACCTACACTCGGCGAACTAGATCGGATTTCTCAACAATACCACCTTGAATTAACGCCAGACGACCTTGCTTCTTTTCAATCACTCATGAGTGGCACATTAGCGTCGTACAGTAGATTAGACGAGCTAACCGAGCCAACATTACCTGTCAAATATCCTCGTACTCCAGGCTATCGACCGCTACCACACGAGAATCCATATAATGCATGGTACTGGAAGACTTCTATTAAAGGTGCTGCATCAGGAATATTAACAGGTAAGGCGATCGCCATTAAAGATAATGTTTGCGTAGCTGGCGTGCCAATGATGAATGGTACTGCCGTGTTAGAAGGCTACGTCCCCGAAGTTGATGCCACAATTGTGAAGCGGATATTAGATGCTGGCGGTGAAATTGCAGGTAAGGCTGTCTGTGAAAGTTTGTGTTTTTCTGGTAGCAGCTTTACTGCAGATACAGGTGCTGTCCGCAATCCACATGACGAAAGCCGCACTGCTGGTGGTTCTTCGAGTGGTAGCGCTGCACTCGTCGCGGGTGGAGTTGTTGATATGGCAATCGGCGGCGATCAGGGAGGTTCGATTAGAATTCCTGCGAGTTGGTGTGGCATTGTCGGATTAAAGCCAACGTACGGATTAGTACCTTATACGGGGATTTTTCCGATTGAGCTAACCCTCGATCATACAGGACCAATGGCACGAACGGTGCAAGATGTCGCGCTACTATTAGAAGCGATCGCCGGTGCAGATGGTTTAGATCCTCGACAATACAACGTGCAAACAGCGCCTTACACTGCATCTTTAACGGGAGAAGCGAACAATATTCGGGTAGGAATTGTGAAAGAAGGTTTTGGCATTCTAGGATTATCCGAAGCTGACGTTGATGAAATCGTCATGGAAGCTGCTTATCGTTTAGAAAAAGTAGGGTGCAAAGTCAGTGAGATTTCAATTCCCATGCACCGCGATGGTTTGCATATTTGGACTCCTATTGCTACCGAAGGTGCAACAATGCTTATGGTTAAGGGCAATAGCATGGGAACCAATTGGAAAGGACACTATACAACAAGCTTGTTAGACGTCTACGCGCGCGGTTGGCAAAGTCGGGCTGATGATTTGTCTGAAACAACAAAGTTAGTGTTGCTTGCGGGTCAATATATGCAAGATAAATATCATGGTCGTTATTATGCGAAAGCCCAAAACCTAGGAAGGTTGCTGAAAAATACTTACGATGCTGCCTTACAAGAGTGCGATGTCTTAGTTATGCCGACATTACCGCTAAAAGCAACTAAATTACCTGCAAGTGATGCTTCGCGCGAAGAACGCATTGCTAGAGCTTTAGAAATGTTGCCCAACACTGCGCCATTTGACGTTACCGGACATCCAGCACTTTCAATCAATGCGGGAATGTCAGCAGGATTACCTGTGGGAATGATGCTTGTTGGTCGCTACTGGGATGAAACCACTGTGTTACGGGTAGCTCATGCTTTTGAGCAGCTAAACTAA
- a CDS encoding acetamidase/formamidase family protein, which yields MSNVTFISRTGFQAKNDPNCFNRLHPALKPVAHAKPGELIVFETRDAFDNQFSPKSTPEQVAFADLNLVHPMTGPVYIEGAERGDVLAVTLVDIEPDEYGYTVIVPGFGFLRDQFSEPFIANWQLDRLSATSEQIPGVKISMCAFPGSIGVLPGEIELEKALAREAQLAQAGGFVLLPNAAGAIPADLFGEQGAHKDKALRTIPPREFGGNMDIKQMQVGTTLLFPCFVEGGGLWCGDVHYAQGDGEVSGTAIEMAARVSVRTEIRKGWGEYVKFPQFEGGIQLQRTEPTKFYATTGIPLKARGELPPHLAYLDSPKAAALENLSEDLTLATRNALLQMIDYLVQQRGYTREQALIIAAVAVDLRIGQLVDVPNYVVSAVLPLNIFGD from the coding sequence ATGAGTAATGTTACTTTTATTTCGCGAACTGGTTTTCAAGCTAAAAACGATCCAAATTGTTTTAATCGACTGCATCCAGCCCTAAAACCTGTAGCTCATGCTAAACCTGGTGAGTTAATTGTCTTTGAAACTCGCGATGCATTTGACAATCAATTTTCACCAAAATCGACTCCAGAGCAAGTTGCTTTTGCGGATCTCAATTTAGTTCACCCCATGACTGGACCTGTATATATTGAAGGTGCTGAACGGGGAGACGTCTTGGCTGTTACTTTAGTTGATATTGAACCAGACGAGTACGGCTATACCGTTATTGTGCCTGGATTTGGGTTTTTACGCGACCAATTTAGCGAGCCATTCATCGCTAATTGGCAATTAGATCGTTTGAGTGCTACTTCCGAGCAAATTCCAGGCGTAAAAATTTCCATGTGCGCCTTTCCAGGTTCTATTGGTGTTTTGCCAGGAGAAATTGAACTTGAAAAAGCTTTGGCACGGGAGGCACAACTTGCGCAAGCAGGGGGTTTTGTCTTGTTACCGAATGCAGCAGGTGCAATTCCTGCCGATTTATTTGGCGAACAGGGAGCGCACAAAGACAAAGCATTACGAACTATTCCCCCGCGCGAGTTCGGTGGCAATATGGACATCAAACAGATGCAAGTCGGTACAACATTGTTGTTTCCCTGCTTTGTCGAAGGTGGTGGGTTATGGTGTGGAGACGTTCACTATGCTCAAGGCGACGGCGAGGTATCAGGAACAGCAATTGAAATGGCTGCTCGCGTGAGTGTCCGCACTGAAATTCGCAAAGGATGGGGCGAGTATGTCAAGTTTCCCCAATTTGAAGGCGGTATACAACTGCAACGAACTGAACCTACTAAGTTTTATGCAACGACGGGAATTCCACTCAAAGCACGAGGAGAACTACCACCGCATCTTGCCTATTTAGATAGCCCGAAAGCCGCAGCATTAGAAAACTTGTCTGAAGATTTGACCCTAGCAACGCGCAATGCTTTGTTACAGATGATTGACTATTTAGTGCAACAACGCGGTTACACCAGAGAGCAAGCTTTAATTATTGCCGCAGTAGCCGTCGATTTGCGGATTGGTCAGTTAGTTGATGTGCCGAACTATGTTGTTTCTGCTGTACTTCCACTCAATATTTTTGGTGATTGA
- a CDS encoding gamma-glutamyltransferase produces MRGGTGSTNPAQLFRLNDSQGNCVSVLQTVYFDWGSRVVVGGTGILWHNRSASFSLDPKHHNVLQPGKRPFHTLNPGMYLVPRILYGTQGADGQPQTLATVLTRIIDYKMNPLAALARPRFLLGKTFSESRDTLKVRTRRR; encoded by the coding sequence ATCAGGGGTGGGACAGGCAGCACAAACCCCGCTCAACTATTCAGGCTCAATGATAGCCAAGGAAATTGTGTCAGCGTCCTGCAAACAGTGTACTTTGATTGGGGTAGTCGTGTTGTTGTTGGCGGTACAGGCATTCTTTGGCATAACCGAAGTGCTTCTTTTAGTCTCGACCCCAAACATCACAATGTGCTTCAACCAGGTAAACGTCCGTTTCACACCTTAAATCCTGGGATGTATCTTGTGCCGCGTATTCTTTACGGTACGCAAGGTGCTGATGGTCAACCGCAAACGCTTGCTACAGTCTTGACACGGATAATTGACTACAAAATGAATCCTTTAGCAGCACTTGCACGCCCGCGCTTTTTACTTGGTAAAACTTTCTCTGAAAGCCGCGACACTCTTAAAGTTAGAACAAGACGCAGGTGA
- a CDS encoding 5-formyltetrahydrofolate cyclo-ligase yields the protein MIIQATNKTELRRLLLQKRQSMTLQEWQEKSDRICFHLQSSSLFVQAKTVLSYFSFRWEPELNALFSINKTWGLPRCVNKSLIWHSWNPGDDIQLGAYNIPEPHSRAPLIDVNEVDLILVPAIACDTQGYRLGYGGGFYDRLLSCPEWASKPTIGITFNFAYLHQLPVEAWDEPLHGVCTENGLKIMR from the coding sequence GTGATTATTCAAGCTACAAATAAAACAGAATTACGCCGTTTGCTACTTCAAAAGCGGCAATCTATGACACTGCAAGAGTGGCAAGAAAAAAGCGATCGCATTTGTTTTCACCTCCAATCATCATCCTTATTTGTTCAAGCAAAAACTGTTCTTAGCTATTTCAGTTTTCGTTGGGAGCCAGAGCTTAACGCGTTATTTAGCATTAATAAAACTTGGGGCTTGCCGCGCTGTGTCAACAAATCACTGATTTGGCATTCTTGGAACCCAGGAGATGATATTCAATTAGGAGCCTATAACATTCCTGAACCTCACTCACGTGCGCCACTCATTGATGTTAACGAAGTCGATTTAATTCTCGTTCCCGCGATCGCTTGCGATACCCAAGGATATCGCTTAGGTTATGGGGGCGGTTTCTATGATCGCTTGCTTAGTTGTCCTGAATGGGCATCGAAGCCCACGATTGGAATTACGTTTAATTTCGCTTATTTACATCAGTTGCCTGTTGAAGCTTGGGATGAACCTCTACATGGTGTTTGTACAGAAAATGGCTTAAAAATAATGCGATGA